In a single window of the Cucurbita pepo subsp. pepo cultivar mu-cu-16 chromosome LG18, ASM280686v2, whole genome shotgun sequence genome:
- the LOC111780422 gene encoding uncharacterized protein LOC111780422 isoform X4 — translation MVMTGTQTAAEKSQVDDRAMGKPRGWLNWLSLGMLGAGGTEDSSQFAGVISDDVVKDIYEATKFHPLASSTVSAADEERICFCSIKIDIHQISATLLSMKYGQEVAKMIFIKTMVECNIWVESATINLLVNSIQMVNPLNQRVLIFLRMPQCEKYVETGAPSCSFQVDVSPKHEVNLSVKVTLNPLDVTYDAKFFLYLFEFFDGFKSFESLHTRALSTLNGIENAKARLLSKAQCIMSEYKKVMWDITVNGITVHVPWNTPSEQNNLVLQLGALCVTSRYDWSLLTSRFKEQSVMVQRLSDPILAADIAFTIQPQSLYEYFDIQLRDLEMEIQKPSYSQSIPIFEKFSATLALRSCLIPNESSLKQLEVLFQMSSLHVHFSPSIYGAALELAVYLRNLIANHPGFEESEDCGPLNMISNGHDNHFFGYSMSVLLHSVRFDIDLENDEKNASVVMLALDDIEIWYDILVSEELWIGMKAMNIAILPMNGDGDRQIFYSGGNKSHDTSSHLHGIHSRHTKNDDGLNGMNINAGKCCTLHFNSGRNDGANIAIHLNDAEIHCYPYVYGLLTGFYERLSACNATFSGESDIGPEMNDECVKPMPSPPNQRFGFTNFMEIDSIGHDSIPFDCFPFITVQNSGFLGSLESSEWRKHYKVRDREIKIPVFGLEKEPTIFHTQPLKPKFGMDSSVTSGSSCNHSLHDIYLALCGIKIHFHDSSCIVGSLTLPNCKSSLFICEDYSDVLCSVEGLTITSSWTKNYLELVWGPSFPYLCPILNFRVRQGKSVSSSAKIEISVGIQHVCCFLPPEYLAMIIGYFKLPDWSLQSNEQCFTGRNGHAGLEEETSVLYKFEILDSALIMPVENYELQFLRFEIKQLYFTFFFGSSLEDALKDIPPECSIPIHKLAETNNCLNLFGRELLLSLLLFKERHSSSFFCQSTECQNISLVEQLNADIWVRIPCESEFINNSLQATCIMTRIRNCEVIVDDNHALDGFMALLENINQFASVEDQSRCFKSDVLQFLQLTRCLKEGTAVLFPVSDTTLTEFECCIDSLFLKLKRQRNELLEMNYRVEMQFTCSGSSRNDFVDEMNFCFSSMVLYSVPKSVVMAKSSSEKLSPVPDIFISRSSQGPVEICVSLPSIDVWLYCSEWIEIVDLLNSYVGKMTNFVSTSTSFKDVVPYNTALGDSSITSPNGVCSSSMSIESASEDIESDDTILIARVKDMVITFHFPVYVTESFREIQIAEVDENADQNVSSDVVEEKYCRFLMVSFHSKRTELLINSKKTTLKSGMEKVCSMLSKCEEKGVQSCPLFEIFGVNLEVDVSSNQLKPSLIQLKIQCECFNIWFSYHVFYFWKHIESNISETNSSMSTSCPIEFEVQLKKVSFLLSDGRWSCCRPLLEILMRNVILRISMTKSTMEDFITGELSMNYNNIQKVFWEPFIEPWNFTINVTRKQESSSLLNSSVLTDVHLVSSSHLNLNLTEPFTECLSRTIDMIKDAWDLIGKDDTPQSQLSLNSPHVEDIIAGKHAPYVLQNLTSLPLEYHVYEGPFDSVEFDISEFKERRYVQPGCSVPIYISESAEKQFFRHRSFHSLEKLGEQHTYGVGHHFISIQLDGTSVPSIPISMDLVGQTYFEVDFSKSSNEELNMPDNMSKDVDSVEKYRKHMSRGFVVPVVFDVSVQRYGKLIQLYSTVILFNQTSRPLEFRFDIPFGVAPKILDPLNPGQAMPLPLHLAEAGCVRWRPRGNSYLWSETYNLSNLLSQESKVGLFRSFVSYPSHPSSDPFRCCMSTRNIVLPAHEKPRKIGNDLMQSAVGSDLKIHSPAESQERCIHHLTLSTPLAVRSFLPEEAKLIVDTGGMIHSAILSEVKTFFHHIDPSHDLELEIQIHGYRPSYVKFPRAETFCSIAKFDGIKFSLSETITLSPGQIHITLDKSVDAFSGSRELNFFVPFLLYNCTAIPLWISESAYEQKGVSIFVPSYYDTVEHEHSAGERNGLSSITGCSDSHAISPSWRNSLVKKPVSTMENSNMQLDNLNGRTFISRNHLQKSCVLSNKKDFNLKSSENTSKVSSSPSSRTSARDPNSLGFKQVKVRAHMFSPCKPSSADEVMVRASRSLPECGVENIPSASWSSPFYLVPRNGSATVLIPQSSPNAANVISVTSSAISGSSPEITSIIMFQPRFVISNACSKDLCYKQKGTDCVIPLAVGEHFHLQWTDTTRELLVSVRYNEPGWQWSGSFIPDQLGDTLVKMRNYITGSSYVLRIEVQNVDVSTDNKIVGNGHGNSGTNLILLSDDDTGYVPYRIDNFSKERLRIYQQRCENFETIVHPYTSCPYSWDEPCYPRRLTIEVPGERILGSFALDDVQDFVPVCLPSTTGKNERMFHLSVNAEGATKVLSIVDSTYHIPSVPHFGEKKKVVQKQEKFLDYKEKFSVFISYIGISLINSGPEEMVYACAKNVTIDLLQSLDQQKFSVKLLSLQIDNQFRNSPYPVILSFDQEYRSNPIGSLNKDIGAVTRSERFLQADGSLEPVIYLYASKWRKTDSLLVSFEHICLRISDFRLEIEQQVMLSLFEFFKNVSSNLKGEVSQFSDAIMHPPAKDPAHDYFSPRTEPPHFSEYPVFDGLVRGSTLLPSVAPIGAPWQQVYRLARQQKKVYVELFDLAPIKLTVSFSTIPWVLRNPILTSGELLMHRGLLALGDIEGAQIHLKRLSIAHQMASWESIQEILIRHYSRQLFHEIYKVFGSAGVIGNPMGFARRLGIGIRDFLSVPAKSVLQSPTGLITGMVQGTTSLLSNTVYAFSDATTQFSKAARKGIVAFTFDDQAFSRIGQQQTGVSSHGGGVIGEVLEGLTGLLQSPIKGAERHGLPGVFSGIALGITGLVAKPAASVLELTGKTAQSIRNRSRLYQMRPQHLRVRLPRPLSSVLPLRPFSWEEAIGTSVLLEAGGDDMKLNDEVLVACKALKLAGKFVVITQSLILIVSCASLVDLGKPEFRGVAADSKWVIESTIGLDTVIYADTNTDGAVVHIVGSSSDLLSTSNKSHQKRVIGNSSRTVRWTGPTPLPIFETNLELELKEDAQNLLKILLSTIELAKERGWHRGHVLHRYDVK, via the exons ATGGTAATGACTGGTACACAAACAGCTGCTGAGAAGTCTCAAGTTGATGACCGTGCCATGGGAAAACCTCGAGGATGGCTTAACTGGCTATCCCTTGGTATGTTAGGTGCTGGTGGTACTGAAGATTCAAGTCAATTTGCCGGTGTTATTTCAGATGATGTTGTAAAG GACATATATGAGGCTACCAAATTCCACCCTCTGGCTTCATCTACTGTCAGTGCGGCTGATGAAGAAAGGATCTGTTTTTGTTCCATCAAAATTGACATTCATCAGATCTCAGCAACCTTGCTGAGCAT GAAATACGGTCAAGAAGTTGCAAAGATGATATTCATCAAGACAATGGTGGAGTGTAACATTTGGGTGGAATCTGCAACCATCAATTTATTGGTCAATTCGATCCAGATGGTCAATCCACTGAACCAGAGAGTTCTAATTTTTCTAAGAATG CCTCAATGTGAGAAATATGTTGAGACTGGTGCTCCTTCCTGTAGTTTCCAAGTTGACGTTTCACCCAAACATGAGGTTAACCTGTCTGTAAAG GTGACGCTGAATCCATTAGATGTTACTTACGATGCcaagttttttctttatttgttcgAGTTTTTTGATGGATTCAAGTCCTTCGAATCTCTTCACACAAGG GCTCTTTCAACTCTAAATGGAATTGAAAATGCCAAAGCTCGATTGCTATCCAAAGCTCA ATGCATAATGTCGGAGTATAAGAAAGTGATGTGGGACATTACTGTCAATGGAATTACAGTCCATGTTCCTTGGAATACACCTTCAGAACAAAATAACTTG GTACTTCAACTGGGGGCTCTCTGTGTAACATCGAGATATGACTGGAGCTTACTAACTTCAAGATTTAAGGAACAATCTGTTATGGTACAACGTTTAAGTGATCCAATTTTGGCAGCTGATATTGCTTTTACAATTCAGCCTCAAAGTTTGTACGAGTATTTTGATATCCAGCTACGGGATTTGGAG ATGGAGATCCAAAAGCCTTCTTATTCTCAGAGTATTCCTATTTTTGAAAAGTTCAGTGCTACTCTCGCCTTACGTTCCTGTCTGATCCCTAATGAATCGTCATTGAAACAGCTGGAG gTTCTTTTTCAAATGTCATCACTTCATGTACATTTCTCTCCATCAATATATGGTGCAGCTTTGGAGCTGGCTGTGTATTTACGTAATTTGATAGCAAACCACCCTGGCTTTGAAGAATCTGAAGATTGTGGACCACTTAACATGATTTCAAATGGACATGACAATCATTTTTTTGGTTACTCCATGTCTGTACTTCTCCATTCTGTCAGATTTGACATTGATCTAGAGAACGATGAAAAAAATGCTTCTGTCGTCATGCTTGCCCTAGACGATATAGAGATATG GTATGATATTTTAGTTTCGGAGGAGCTATGGATCGGCATGAAGGCAATGAATATTGCAATTCTTCCCATGAATGGTGATGGAGATAggcaaattttttattctggTGGCAATAAATCCCATGATACATCGTCTCATCTCCATGGCATTCATAGTCGACATACCAAGAATGATGATGGTTTGAATGGTATGAATATTAATGCTGGAAAATGCTGCACCTTACACTTCAACTCTGGCAGAAATGATGGAGCTAATATTGCCATACATTTGAACGATGCTGAAATCCACTGCTATCCATATGTGTATGGATTGCTCACTGGGTTTTATGAGAGACTATCTGCCTGCAATGCAACTTTCAGTGGTGAAAGCGACATTGGACCtgaaatgaatgatgaatgtgTAAAACCCATGCCTTCGCCACCAAACCAAAGATTTGGTTTCACAAACTTTATGGAAATTGATTCAATTGGACATGACAGCATTCCATTCGattgttttcctttcattaCAGTACAGAATTCTGGCTTTCTTGGCAGCCTTGAGAGTTCCGAGTGGAGAAAACATTACAAAGTAAGGgatagagaaataaaaattccaGTCTTTGGTCTGGAGAAGGAACCTACTATCTTCCACACCCAACCATTAAAACCTAAATTTGGTATGGATTCATCTGTTACTTCAGGGAGTTCCTGCAACCATAGTCTCCATGATATTTATTTGGCTTTGTGTGGAATCAAAATCCATTTCCATGATTCTTCTTGCATTGTTGGATCTCTCACGCttccaaattgtaaatcttctttgtttatttgtgAAGATTATTCTGACGTATTATGCTCAGTAGAGGGATTGACCATCACATCCTCATGGACAAAAAATTATCTTGAGTTAGTATGGGGCCCTTCATTTCCATATTTGTGtcctattttaaatttccGCGTTAGACAAGGAAAAAGTGTGTCATCGAGTGCCAAAATTGAAATCAGTGTTGGTATTCAACATGTTTGTTGTTTCTTGCCACCTGAATATTTGGCCATGATTATTGGTTATTTTAAGTTGCCTGATTGGAGTTTGCAGTCAAATGAACAATGTTTCACTGGGAGGAATGGGCATGCTGGtttagaagaagaaacttccgttctttataaatttgaaattctggATTCAGCTTTGATTATGCCTGTCGAAAACTATGAGCTTCAGTTTCTGAGGTTTGAGATTAAACAGTTATATTTTACGTTCTTCTTTGGAAGCAGTTTAGAAGATGCATTGAAGGACATTCCTCCTGAATGTTCTATTCCAATTCACAAGCTTGCTGAGACAAATAACTGTTTAAATCTTTTTGGACGAGAGTTGCTTCTCTCGTTACTGCTTTTCAAGGAGAGACATAGTTCATCATTTTTCTGTCAAAGTACTGAGTGTCAAAACATTAGTCTAGTTGAACAGCTAAACGCAGATATCTGGGTCAGAATACCTTGTGAAAGTGAGTTTATCAACAATAGCTTGCAAGCAACATGTATAATGACGAGGATAAGAAATTGTGAAGTAATTGTTGATG ATAATCATGCACTTGATGGATTTATGGCCCTACTGGAGAACATAAATCAATTTGCATCCGTTGAAGACCAATCTAGATGTTTCAAGTCTGATGTTCTTCAGTTTCTTCAGTTAACGAGGTGTCTGAAGGAGGGCACTGCAGTTTTATTTCCTGTGTCAGACACAACACTCACTGAATTTGAATGTTGCATTGATTCactttttttgaaattaaaacgGCAGAGAAATGAATTGTTGGAAATGAATTACAGGGTAGAAATGCAGTTTACATGCTCTGGATCATCGAGAAATGATTTCGTCGATGAgatgaatttttgtttctcttcgaTGGTCTTATACTCAGTGCCCAAATCTGTTGTCATGGCTAAATCCAGCTCGGAGAAATTGTCACCTGTACCTGACATCTTCATTTCAAGGTCAAGTCAAGGTCCAGTTGAAATTTGTGTTTCCCTTCCATCTATCGATGTTTGGTTATATTGTTCAGAATGGATAGAGATTGTTGATCTATTGAATTCTTATGTTGGAAAAATGACTAATTTTGTGAGCACGAGTACATCGTTTAAGGATGTTGTCCCGTATAACACTGCATTAGGAGATTCATCAATCACTTCTCCTAATGGTGTGTGTTCTTCGTCCATGTCAATTGAATCAGCATCAGAGGATATAGAGAGTGATGATACTATACTTATTGCTAGAGTAAAGGACATGGTAATTACGTTTCACTTTCCTGTGTATGTTACGGAATCCTTTAGGGAAATTCAGATTGCAGAAGTTGACGAGAATGCAGATCAGAATGTTTCTTCTGATGTCGTGGAAGAAAAGTACTGCAGATTCCTTATGGTTTCTTTTCACAGTAAAAGAACTGAGTTACTTATTAACagtaaaaaaacaactttaaagtCTGGCATGGAAAAAGTGTGTAGCATGTTATCTAAGTGCGAGGAAAAAGGTGTCCAATCTTGTCctctttttgaaatttttggagtCAATTTGGAGGTTGATGTAAGCAGCAATCAATTGAAGCCTAGTTTAATCCAACTGAAGATTCAGTGTGAATGTTTCAATATTTGGTTTTCTTATCACGTATTCTATTTCTGGAAGCATATTGAATCCAATATCTCTGAGACAAACTCATCCATGTCTACATCTTGTCCTATTGAGTTCGAAGTACAACTGAAGAAAGTTTCATTTCTACTGAGTGATGGACGG TGGAGTTGTTGCAGACCGCTGCTGGAAATTCTTATGAGGAACGTTATCTTGCGTATTAGCATGACCAAAAGCACCATGGAGGACTTTATCACTGGTGAACTGAGCATGAATTACAATAACATTCAAAAG GTGTTTTGGGAACCTTTTATCGAGCCTTGGAACTTCACAATAAATGTGACTCGGAAACAAGAGAGTAGTTCTCTGTTGAACAGTTCTGTTTTGACTGATGTGCATCTCGTGTCTTCCTCACATCTCAATTTAAACCTCACAGAACCCTTTACTGAG TGTCTTTCTAGGACAATTGACATGATCAAGGACGCTTGGGATCTGATTGGAAAAGATGATACTCCTCAAAGCCAACTATCTCTGAACTCTCCCCATGTTGAAGATATTATTGCTGGAAAACATGCTCCTTATGTACTACAGAATTTAACTTCGTTGCCTCTTGAATATCATGTTTATGAAGGACCCTTTGATTCTGTTGAGTTTGACATCTCAGAgttcaaagaaagaagatatgTGCAACCAGGCTGTTCTGTTCCAATTTATATTAGTGAATCTGCTGAAAAACAATTCTTTCGTCACAGATCCTTTCATTCATTGGAAAAACTAGGGGAGCAACACACATATGGCGTAGGTCATCATTTTATTTCCATCCAACTTGATGGTACATCTGTTCCATCTATTCCCATTTCCATGGATCTTGTTGGGCAGACATACTTTGAGGTTGACTTTTCCAAGTCATCAAATGAGGAACTGAATATGCCTGATAACATGTCAAAAGATGTTGATAGCGTGGAAAAGTATAGAAAACATATGAGCAGAGGCTTCGTAGTTCCAGTTGTTTTTGATGTTTCTGTTCAGCGTTATGGGAAGCTTATTCAACTGTACTCCACG GTTATACTTTTCAATCAAACATCAAGGCCACTGGAGTTCCGCTTTGACATTCCATTTGGTGTGGCGCCAAAA ATCTTGGATCCCTTGAACCCTGGTCAAGCAATGCCGCTGCCTCTGCATTTGGCTGAAGCTGGTTGTGTGAGGTGGCGTCCTAGGGGAAACtcttacttgtggagtgaAACTTATAACCtctcaaatcttctttctcaGGAGAGTAAAGTAGGATTATTTAGGTCCTTTGTTTCTTATCCATCTCATCCCAGTAGTGATCCATTTCGCTGTTGCATGTCAACAAGAAATATTGTACTGCCTGCCCATGAGAAGCCCAGGAAGATCGGTAATGATTTAATGCAATCAGCAGTTGGCTCTGATCTGAAAATCCACAGTCCAGCTGAATCACAGGAACGGTGTATTCACCACTTGACCCTTAGCACTCCACTGGCAGTGAGGAGTTTTCTTCCTGAAGAAGCTAAACTAATTGTAGATACTGGTGGAATGATACATTCTGCAATTCTTTCAGAG GTCAAGACTTTCTTTCATCATATCGATCCTTCACATGATCTAGAACTTGAAATCCAAATCCATGGATATAGACCTTCATATGTGAAGTTCCCTAGAGCAGAAACATTTTGCTCAATAGCAAAGTTCGATGGAATCAAGTTCTCACTTTCTGAGACCATCACATTGAGTCCTG GTCAAATACACATAACACTTGATAAATCGGTGGATGCATTTTCTGGTAGCAgagaactcaatttttttgttccctTCCTATTATATAACTGTACTGCCATTCCCCTCTGGATTTCAGAATCAGCATATGAACAAAAAGGTGTGAGCATCTTTGTACCATCATATTACGATACAGTTGAACATGAACATTCTGCAGGCGAGAGAAATGGTCTTAGCTCAATTACTGGGTGCAGTGACTCTCATGCAATATCTCCAAGTTGGCGCAATTCTTTAGTGAAGAAACCTGTCTCAACTatggaaaattcaaatatgcAGTTGGACAATTTAAATGGTAGAACTTTTATTTCACGCAATCATCTTCAAAAGTCTTGTGTCCTGTCAAACAAAAAGGACTTTAACTTAAAATCCTCTGAAAATACTTCTAAAGTAAGTTCAAGTCCAAGTAGCCGTACATCTGCAAGGGACCCTAATTCTTTAGGTTTTAAGCAAGTGAAAGTTAGAGCACATATGTTTTCTCCCTGTAAACCCTCATCTGCAGATGAAGTTATGGTTAGGGCGAGCAGGTCCCTGCCAGAATGTGGTGTAGAAAATATTCCAAGTGCTTCTTGGTCAAGCCCATTCTATCTTGTTCCTAGAAATGGTTCAGCTACTGTTCTTATACCACAATCATCACCAAATGCTGCCAATGTGATCTCTGTTACGTCTAGTGCAATTTCTGGATCTTCTCCTGAGATAACAAGCATAATTATGTTCCAGCCTCG ATTTGTCATAAGTAATGCATGTTCCAAGGATTTATGCTATAAACAGAAGGGAACTGATTGTGTCATCCCTTTGGCAGTTGGAGAACATTTCCACCTTCAGTGGACTGATACAACTAG GGAATTACTGGTTTCTGTTCGTTATAATGAACCTGGGTGGCAATGGTCCGGCAGCTTCATACCTGATCAACTTGGTGATACTCTAGTGAAAATGCGAAATTATATCACTGGTTCCTCATACGTTCTTAGAATTGAAGTTCAGAATGTTGATGTATCAACTGACAATAAGATTGTTGGAAATGGTCATGGAAATTCGGGGACGAATTTGATTCTGCTGTCAGATGATGACACAGGATACGTACCTTACAGAATCGATAACTTTTCAAAGGAG AGATTACGAATTTATCAACAAAGatgtgaaaattttgaaactatcGTTCACCCCTATACATCTTGCCCTTATTCTTGGGATGAACCTTGCTATCCACGCCGTCTAACTATTGAG gtTCCTGGAGAACGCATACTAGGATCTTTTGCTCTTGATGATGTACAGGATTTTGTTCCTGTGTGCTTGCCATCAACCACTGGG AAAAATGAGAGGATGTTTCATTTATCAGTTAATGCCGAAGGAGCCACAAAG GTGTTGAGCATTGTTGATTCAACTTATCATATTCCAAGTGTCCCTCAttttggagaaaagaaaaaagtggtTCAGAAACAGGAAAAGTTCCTTGATTACAAGGAGAAATTTTCGGTTTTTATATCTTATATTGGTATTTCATTGATCAATTCCGGGCCCGAg GAAATGGTGTATGCCTGTGCTAAAAACGTAACTATCGATTTGCTGCAAAGTTTGGATCAACAGAAGTTCTCTGTAAAATTGCTCTCTCTTCAGATAGATAATCAATTTCGGAATAGTCCATATCCTGTTATCTTGTCTTTTGATCAAGAATACAGAAGCAACCCAATTGGAAGCTTGAACAAGGATATTGGTGCAGTAACAAGAAGTGAAAGATTTTTGCAAGCTGATGGCTCTCTTGAACCTGTAATCTATCTTTATGCATCAAAGTGGCGAAAGACGGATAGTTTACTGGTTTCATTTGAACATATATGCTTAAG AATATCAGATTTTCGACTTGAGATTGAACAGCAAGTGATGTTAAGCTTGTTTGAGTTTTTCAAAAATGTCTCATCAAATTTAAAGGGTGAAGTGTCTCAATTTTCAGATGCCATAATGCATCCTCCTGCAAAGGATCCAGCTCATGACTACTTCAGTCCCAGGACTGAACCTCCTCATTTTTCAGAATATCCTGTTTTTGATGGACTTGTTAGAGGTAGCACATTATTACCTTCAGTAGCTCCTATTGGAGCTCCGTGGCAGCAGGTTTATCGCTTAGCAAGACAGCAAAAGAAAGTTTATGTTGAGTTGTTTGATTTGGCGCCTATTAAGTTGACAGTAAG CTTTTCCACCATTCCATGGGTGCTCAGGAACCCTATCCTTACATCTGGTGAATTACTGATGCAT CGAGGTCTTTTGGCTCTCGGGGACATTGAAGGAGCTCAGATTCATCTCAAGCGCTTGAGTATTGCACATCAAATGGCCAGTTGGGAATCCATTCAAGAGATTCTGATTAGGCATTACTCGAGGCAACTTTTTCATGAGATATATAAG GTTTTTGGTTCTGCTGGTGTCATTGGTAATCCCATGGGATTTGCTAGGAGATTGGGGATTGGCATAAGAGATTTCTTGTCGGTGCCCGCCAAGAGCGTTTTGCAg agtCCAACTGGGCTTATCACTGGCATGGTACAAGGAACTACAAGTCTTTTAAGTAATACAGTCTATGCATTTAGTGATGCTACCACTCAGTTCAGTAAAGCGGCGAGGAAG GGTATCGTTGCATTCACATTTGACGATCAAGCTTTTTCAAGAATCGGACAGCAGCAGACAGGCGTTTCTTCACACGGTGGAGGTGTTATTGGTGAAGTTTTAGAG GGGCTCACTGGTCTTCTTCAATCACCAATCAAAGGAGCTGAGAGACATGGTCTTCCAGGGGTCTTCTCAG GCATTGCATTAGGAATCACAGGACTTGTGGCAAAACCAGCTGCCAGTGTTCTAGAACTTACTGGAAAAACAGCCCAGAGCATACGAAACCGAAGTAGGTTATATCAAATGAGACCACAGCACCTTAGAGTACGTCTTCCTCGTCCTTTAAGCAGCGTACTTCCTCTGCGGCCTTTCTCCTGGGAAGAAGCAATCGGAACATCGGTACTTCTCGAGGCTGGAGGAGATGACATGAAACTCAACGATGAAGTTTTAGTTGCCTGCAAAGCTCTTAAACTAGCTGGAAAATTTGTTGTCATCACTCAGAGTTTAATCTTAATTGTTAGCTGTGCAAGCTTAGTCGACTTGGGCAAGCCTGAATTTCGGGGCGTTGCTGCTGATTCCAAATGGGTGATCGAATCAACCATCGGTCTGGACACTGTCATTTACGCCGATACCAACACTGATGGAGCTGTCGTGCACATCGTCGGAAGCAGCTCTGACTTATTATCAACGTCAAATAAATCTCACCAGAAAAGAGTGATTGGGAATAGTAGTAGGACAGTAAGATGGACTGGTCCAACTCCTCTTCCTATTTTTGAGACAAACCTCGAACTCGAACTCAAGGAAGATGCTCAAAATCTGTTAAAGATCTTGTTGTCTACAATCGAATTAGCAAAAGAGCGGGGCTGGCACCGTGGTCATGTTCTTCATCGATATGACGTAAAATAG